The DNA sequence AAGCTCGACCAGGACACGCTGGACAAGCTGGTGGAGAACACGATCAGCCAGCGCCGCGATCGCCTGCAGGAGCCGCGCTTCGTCAGTCAGGCGTTGTCGTCGTACGCGCTGCGCGGCAAGGACAGCCCGTACTTGTTGGCGCCGAGCAACCGCCAGCTTCGCAGCGCCAAGCTGAGCAAGCTGGCGAAGGTGTTGGCGGCCCTTCCGAACACGCGGCACCGCACGACCTACTTCGGGCCGCGCGACGGCGCGGCGGTGACCAAGATCGTCGCGATCGGCAAGCGCCACCGGAAGGTGCGGCCGCGCAAGCCGGTCGTGTACCGCAAGACGCGCGGCACCGAGATCTTCTTCGTGCCGAAGGACGTCGCGCAGTCCCAGATCATCCTGATGCTGCCGAAGCCGCCCATTCCGTTCGAGGAGCGCCCGAAGGCAGAGCTGTACAACGGCTACGTCGGCGGCGGTATGGGCGGCCTGATCTTCCAGGAACTGCGCGAGGCGCGCGGGCTCGCGTACAGCGCGTTCGCCGGACACCGCGCCGGCAGGCGCCCGAAGGACCAGTCCGGCGTGTTCGGCTACATCGGCACGCAGTCCGACAAGACCATCGACGCGCTCACCACGATGCTCGATCTGTTGCGCCATTTGCCGATGCAACCGGATCGGCTGGCCAAGGCCAAGCAGGCGATCGACCGCCGCTACCGCGCCAGCCGCGTCGACCCGCGGGCGGTCGCCAACTGGGTGCTGGCGTGGGACGACCTCGGTCGCGACAAGGATCCGCGGCCGTTTTACTGGGAGACGATCGGCAAGCTGGACCAGGCGGCGCTCGAGTCGTTCGCCGCGCAGTTTTCGTCCGGTCCCGCGATCATCAGCCTGATGGGCGACGAATCGCGCATCGACATGGCCGCGCTCGGCAAGATCGGCACGATCCGCCGCGTCAAGCCCGAGCAACTCGTGAGCTGGTAGCGCGGTGACGCGGCGCTCGCCCTCGCGCGTCACGGCGCGGGGGCGAGCGCAACAGCCGCCCAGGTCGCGTCCACCAGCGGCCCGTGCTCCCGGTCCGCTCCGCGCACCGCGTGCGACACGACGATCACCGCGCGGTCGCCACCGGGCGACCAGTACGCGGTGATGACGCCGTCGACGCGCGTGCCGCCGGCGTCGGCGACATCCGCGTAGCTCCACGGCGGCTGGACGTCCATGAGTTCGTGGCGCACGGAGTCGCGCTCGGCTACCAGCGTGACGGCGGGTGCGCCGCCGGCGGGGCGGCGGCCAAGGCGAGTCGGATCGGCGTCGATGTTCCACCAGCGCGTCTCGATCCGGCCGTCGCGCTCCGTCCACGCGAAGCGAGAACCGGCGGGAGGGTCGTCGCGCGCTGCGGCCGCGATCCGCCAGCCGCGCGCGGAGGCCAGCGCGGGGACCTGCGCGACCAGCGGCGTGTGGCGGCGGAAGGCGCGCCACGCCGCCGCGGGCCGGGCGCCGTTCCACACGGCCGACAGCGGGTCGTCCGCGGCGACCTCATCGCCCGCGATCCGCTCGCCGCGGTAGCGGGCGGTCTCGGCCCCGGTGGCCGCGTCGACCACGCGGACGATTTCGACCCAGTTGCGACCGGCGCTCCCGTCGTCGTAACCGTGCGCCACGCGGAGCGCGAATCGATCGCCGGCGGCCGTCCAGCCGACGAACTCGATCGACGTCGCGTGGTCGCCGGGAGTGACCGTCGCACGCGGCCCCGCGCCGTCCGGCGGGACCGCGGTCGCCGGGGCGGGTTCGCCGGCGGCCGGCGCGCCGGATGCTGCGGCGTCCCGCCCGCGATCGGGGGCCGGGGCCGGCGCGCGGTCGCTGCAGCCGGCGACCGTGGCGGCGCACGCGAGCACCGCGACTGAGCCGCGCGCCATGCACACAGCGTAGCCCGGATCGGGCCGCGGCGCCGCGCCGGCGCGGGCCGCGGCGCGCGCGCCCACCGGTTGCGACGCGCGGCGGTCGCGGTCGACGATCGGCCGCGCGTCAGCGTCCGAGCGCCGCGACGAGTTCCCGGAGCATCGCCAGCGTCCACGCCTTCGGGTACACCGGTCCGAGTTTCGCGGCCTCCGCAGCGACCCCTTCCGACGGGTCGCTGCCCGTGCAGAACGCGATCGGCAAGTCGGCGCGGCGCGCTCGGATCTCGCGCGCGAGTTGGACGCCGTTCATCGCCGGCATGTCGATGTCGGTCACCACCGCGTCGACGTCGAGCCCGAGCAACTCGAGCGCATCCTCGGGGTGGCAGGCGATCACGGGAATGTGACCGAGCTGCTGCAGCGCGTTGCCCAGGGTCGCGCCACACCCGACGTCGTCGTCGACCACGAGGATCTTCACGGCTGCCTGCCTCCCTTGGTTTCCTGTTTTGTTGTCCCGGCTACCCAAAATACAGAGCAACTTTCGTGCCGGCCGGGAACCACGGTCGGTCGCCGAGTTACGCACGCGGCGGCGCGGGATCGCAAGTTCTGTTGCGCAAGGGCGCAACGTCTGTTGACACCCCTCCGTCCGGCAGGCGACCGCGGGGGCTCGACGCCGCGCGCGGGGCACGCCGCGTCGGCGGCACCGGTGCGCGAGCGCGGCCGCTCGTGACAAGATGAGGGCATGCGCAGCACGGGGTCCAACCGATGGTGGGGGGTGGCCGCGCTCGCCGGCCTCGCCGCCGCGTGCGGCGGTGACGGTGCCGGCGCGGCGGCCGGCGCCGATGCCGGCCTGCGCGACGCCGCGGGCGGGCAGGCCGACGCCGGCGTGCGCGACGCCGGCGGCGCGGCGGACGCGGGAGTCCCGCCGGACCGTCCGGTCCGCTTCGTCGTGATGGGGGACACCGGCGAGGGCAATCAGGCGCAGGCGGACGTCGCCGCGGCGATCGCGGCGACGTGCGCTGCGCGCGGCTGCGACTTCGTCGTGCTGCTCGGCGACAACATCTACGACTCCGGCGTCGACTCGGTCGACGACCCCCAGTGGCAGACCAAGTTCGAACAGCCCTACCGCGACATCGACTTGCCGTTTTACGTCGTGCTCGGCAATCACGACTACGGCGGCAGCCTGTTCGGCTTCGACCAGGGCGGCCTCGGCAACGAGTGGGACAAGGGCCCGATCGAGGTCATGTACAGCGACGTGTCGGACAAGTGGGAGATGCCGGCGACGCACTACACGTTCACGTGGGGCAACGTCGGGTTCATCATGCTCGACACCAACAGCATCCTGTGGGACGACACCACCCACGGCGATCAGCGCGAGTGGTATGCGGCGGCGCTGGCCGAGGTCGCCGGCGCCGACTGGGTGTTCGCCGCCGGGCACCATCCATACCTGTCCAACGGCCGGCACGGCAACGCGGGCAACTACGAGTCGATCGAAGTGGGCGGCGTCGAGATCCCGAACCCGCTGCCCGTGCTCAACGGCGACCACGTCAAGGCGTTCTTCGACGACGTGGTCTGTGGCACGGTCGCCGTCTATTTCGCCGGTCACGACCACAACCGGCAGTGGCTGGACGCGCCGTCGGCGCTGTGCGGCGCGGAACTCATCGTGAGCGGCGCGGGCGCCAAGACGACGCCGTTTAGCGACCCCGCGCCGAACGCCGCCCACTGGCAGGACGATTCCACCGAAGGGTTCTTGTACGTCGTCGTGGACCGCAACACGTTCACCGGCCAGTTCATCGACCGCACCGGCGCGGTGAACTTCGAGCGGACGATCACGCGCTGACGGGCGCGTGCTACGGTGACCGCATGGTGCGCGATCGCCCGCTCACGTTACCTTCACCCGACGAGGCGCTGCCCGGCCGAGCCGAGCCGATGCCGGTTCCAGACCGCCACTTCGTACTCGGCACGCCCCTCGCGCCGCCGTTTCCCGACGGCACGGAGATGGCCCTGTTCGCAATGGGCTGCTTTTGGGGGGCGGAGCGCCGGTTCTGGCAGGTCGACGGTGTGGTCACGACCATGGTCGGCTACGCGGGCGGCTACACGCCGAATCCGACCTACGAGGAGGTGTGCACCGGGATGACCGGCCACGCCGAGGTCGTCCGGGTCGTGTTCGATCCGGCGCGCGTGACATACGAACGGCTGCTCCAAGTGTTCTGGGAGGGCCACGATCCGACCCAAGGGATGCGCCAGGGCAACGACGTGGGCACGCAGTATCGCTCGGCCATCTACGCGTATTCGCCGGCGCAGCGACGGCTTGCCGAGGCGTCCCGCGACGCGTACGCGCGGGCGCTCGCCGCCGCCGGGTACGGCCCGATCACGACCGAGATCGCCGATGCGCCGGCGTTCTATTACGCCGAGGACTACCACCAGCAGTACCTGGCGAAGAACCCTGCGGGCTACTGCGGGCTGGGCGGCACGGGGGTCGCGTGCCCGATCGGCGTCGGCGTGCCGGCGGCGTGACGGCGGCGGCGCGCGCGTCGCCGCGGCGCGGCCATCGCCTCCTACAGCGCGGCCAGATCGACCTCGACGAGCAGGCGCAGCAGGCGCAGCACATCGAGTCGGTCGCGCTCGTTGAACCGGGCGATGAGATCCCGCACGGTCGTCGCGCCGTCGAGCGCGGCGTGGACGTACGCGATCCGTTCGCCGAGGCCGAATGCGTCCAAGCGCGACGGCGTTGCGCGCGCGCGCCGCGGGCGGCGGTCGAGGGCGCGCGCGGCCCACGCGCTCACGGCCCGGTCGGGGGTTGCCGCGGCTCCGGCGCCCAGAATTTCGAACGTGTTCAGGTGGAGCGGCAACGCGGGCCACGGGTTCTCGCGGCCGGCATACCAGCGGTAGCGGCCGTCGGTCCACGTGCACACGTCGACCAGCTTCGCGCGCACTTGCGCGGTGAGCTGGCGGAACGCGTCGAGCGGCCGCATCAGGCGCAACCCGACCAGTGTGTCTCCGAGGCGGCCCCCGAAATGCGGCAGCAGCGCGAGTGCTCGGCGCAATTGGTCGGCGGTGATCGCTCCCTGCGCGACCAGATACTCGCCGAATCGCTCGCTCAGCACGTTCGAGCGGACGAACAGCGGCTGTCCGTCGGCGAAGTAGGCCTCCTTGACCGCGTCGCCTCGTTCGACGACGAGCAGCCCGTCGAGCCGGTGATGGCCGATGCGGTAGAGCACGCGCAGCGGGGACGTGCGGTCGAACGTGCCGAGGCTGTCGGGCGCGTCGCCGGGCTCGGGAAGCTGGGTCGGAGCCCGCTTCGGCACCGGCGCCGACGGCGCGTCGTCGAACACGATCGGGATGCCGTCGTCCGACGGCGAGTCGTCTGCATCTTCCAACCCGGGCGTCGTGCGGAACAGTTCGCGGCCGACCCGCGCCTGCTGCTCCGCTTCGAGCTTGCGCGCGCGCGTCGCCGGACCGCTGAGCGTGGCGACTTCCGCGATCTCGTCGGCGACCGGCTCGCCGGCGAGCAGGGCGGCGCGCATTTTCTCCGACTCGCTGCGGTCGAGGTCAGCCATGAATGCGGCGACGTCTCGGCGCGTGACGCGCTGGCCGCTCGCGAACAACCAATCGCCGAGCGCGTCGCGGAATGCGCCGGCCGTCGCGAACCGATCGGCCGGGTCGCGCTGGAGCGCGCGATCGAGCAGCGCGCGCAGCGGCGGCGGAATGGCGGCGCCGTATCGGTCGAGTCGGTCGAGCTGGACGTCGCGGACCATCAGCAGCACGTCGAGATCGCCGGGTCCGGTAAACAGCCGGCGCATCATGAGCAGCTCCGCGAGCACGACCCCGGCGGCGAACACATCCGAGCGGTGATCGATCGGCGCGCCGATCACCTGCTCCGGCGACATGTACCCGTACTTGCCCTTGAGGGTGCCGGTCTGGGTTTCATAGCGGCGCCGCGCCGCGCGGGCGATGCCGAAGTCGGCCAGCTTCACGTGTCCCTGCCGCGACAACAACACGTTCCCCGGTGACACGTCGCGGTGGACGATGTTCAGCGGGGCCCCGTTGGCGGTGCTCGCGCGGTGCGCGTAGTCGAGCGCGTCGAGAACCTCGTGGACGATGTGCACCGCGATCGGCTGGGGGAGGGCGAGCCCCTCCGCGCGGCACTGGCGGACGAGCGTGAGTAAGTCGACGCCGTCGACGAACTCCATCGCGATGAACAGATCGGCTCCTTCGGCGTCGAGTTCGTAGACCTGGACGATTTTCGGGTGCGATAGGTGGGCGGTGAGCTTGGCCTCGTCGATGAACATCGCGACGAAGTCGGCGTCTTCGGCCAGGTGCGGGAGTATCCGCTTGATCGCGACCTGTCGCTCGAAGCCGTGTTCGCCGCGCACGCGCGCGCGATAGATCTCGGCCATGCCGCCGACGGCGATCTTTTCGATCAGCTCGTAGCGGCCGATGGTCCCGAGCGCGGCGGCGGGCACGCAGCCAGTGTACACCGTCACCCGCAGGTCCGGAGGCGGGCATGCCGGGCGGGTCGCGAAAGGGAGCAGGTATACTGGGGCAGTGATCTTCGCGGTCGGGGACATTCACGGCTGTGCCAGCGAGCTGCGGATGCTGCTCAACCGGCTCGCGCTCACGCGGGACACGACGGTCGTGTTCGTCGGCGACTACGTCGACCGCGGCCCCAACGCCCGCGAAGTGATCGACACGGTGATCGAATTGCGCGAGCAGGTGCCCGTCGTCGCTCTGATGGGCAACCACGAGGCCATGTTCCTCGATTTCCTCGACGACCCGTACTCGGCGCGCGCGGGGGCGTTCATCTACAACGGGGGCAGTTCGACGCTCGCGTCTTATGCCGATGCCCACGGGGAGGTCGACATTCCGCCCGCGCACATCGACTTCCTGCGGTCGCTGCGGCTGTATTGGGAGAGCGAGCACGCGTTCTTCGTCCACGCCGGCGTACCGACCAAGCCGCTCGACTCGATCGATCCCGTGGCCGATCGCGCGGCGCTGCTGTGGATTCGCCGGCCGTTCCTGTCCACTGACTATCGCTGGTCCAAGGTCGTCGTGCACGGGCACACTCCGGTGCGTCGGGTCACGATTCGGCCCAATCGCATCAACATCGACACTGGCTGCGTGTTTCGCCGGCGATTGTCAGCGATCGCGCTGCCGGGCGACCGCGTGTTCAGCGTGCCCCGGCAACGGCGGCCGCGGCGCGTGTTGCTGCGCGACGTGCGATCGCAGCGTGCGGCGGTGCGTTTTCGCGGGATCGTGCCGGTGCGCGTCACGATCGGCGATCGGGTCGTGCCGTTCGAAACGGTCGACTACAGCGAGATCGGCATGTACATCCGAGATCTCGCGGAACGTGACCGGCCGATCCTGTCGCCGGGAGATCGCATCGCCGGCACCATCGGGCCGGACGCCGCGTCGCTCGTCGAGTTCGTCGGCCAGGTCGTGCGCCATCGGCGCGACGACCGGGGCGACCATTACGGCGTTCGCGTGTTGTCGTCGGGGCCGTCGCGGCGCGACTGACGCGCGCCGCGCTATTCGTCGGGCGAATCCGACGGCGTGCGGAACGTGATGCGCGGCATCAGATCGGGCGGCACCGGTGGGCTCGAAATGCGCGGCGCGCGGCGTCGCGGAGCGGCCGGCTCCTCCGGGGTCGCGCCCGCCGGCGAGCGCGACCGCTTCGCGCGCACGGCGTCGCTCAACTCCACGCTCTCGGTGACGAGCGCGGGAAGGTCGCGGTCCGCCGCCCGCTCGCCCGTCGGCTCGTCGTCCGCCGGATCGGCGGCGCCCGTGCCGGCCGCCAGGGGGGGCGCGGTCGCCGCGCGGCCGCCCGCCGGCGTGCCGACTGCGCGGTGATCGGGATCGTCGTCCGGCGTCGGCTGCAGCGGAAACGTGCGCGCTCGTCCTCCCGCGGTCGCCGCGCGCCGGCGCACCGGGTCGAGCGCGAACGCCGTCGCGAGCCACTCGGCGACCGCGCGCCGCGTGGCCGCGACGCCCATCTCGTGCAGCGTCTGGTCGATCGCGTCCCGCATCGCGCCGGCGCTGGAGAACCGCTGCGCCGGGTCGACCGCGAGCGCGGTCATCACGATCTCGTCGATGGCCGGCGAGCACGCGGCGCCCGCGGCAGACGGCGGCGCGATCCCGGCGTCGAGCGCGGCGCGCGCGGCAGCGGCGCTGTCGCGCGGCAACAGCGGCTGCGCGGTGAGCAACTCGTATGCGATCGCGCCGACGGCGAACACGTCGGCGCGCGCGTCGATGCCCTCTCCGGCCATCACCTCCGGCGCCATGTATCCGAGTTTGCCGGCGACGAGCTGCCGGCGGCGCGCACCGGCAGCGCTCGCGGCGCGCGCGATGCCAAAATCGATCACCTTCGCGTGCCCTTCGTCGGACACGATCACGTTCGACGGCGACACGTCCGCGTGCACCAGGTTGAGCGGGGCACCCGTGCGGTGGTCCACCTGTGCGTGGGCGTAGCCGAGCGCGTCGAGCATCTCGCCCACGATGCACAGCGCGGCCGCGACCGGCGCCGGGTGCGCGACGGCTCGCGCCTGGCGCAGCACGTGCACGAGGTTTCGCCCGGGCAGGTACTCCATCGCGATGAAGTAGCGGTCGCCGACCTTCCCCAGGTCGTGGATCTGGACGATGTTGCCGTGCGACAGGCGAGCCGCCAGCTTGGCTTCGCGGACGAACGCGCGGACGAAGCCGGCGTCGATCTCGAGGTGCGGCAGCAGGCGCTTGAGCGCATCGACGCGTTCGAAGCCCTCGATCCCCCGCCGGACCGCGCGATGCACGGTCGCCATGCCGCCCTTGCCGAGGCACTCGTATACCTCGTAGGGCCCGAACACCTCCGTCGGCTGCGACACCTTGACTGCCCCCTGTGCCCGGGATTATCCGCCCTCACCGAGTGTATTTTCAATTGCAGAAATGCACGACGGCGAACCGAGGTTCGGTCGCCGGGCGACCAGTGGACGCGTAACGTAGCGAAACTGTGTAGCGTCGCGGCGGGCGAGGCGATCAGTCGACCGGATTGATGATCTTGACGTCCGACCCGCCCGGGTAGCCGTACGACCCGACGTTGTAGTACCCGTACACGGTGAGGCCGACCGGCTCGCTCGCGACCACGCGGTGGACGCCTTCGGCCATCGCGCACGTCATCTGTTCGTACTGGATCCCGTTGACCGGGCCGATCGGGCGGATGTCGCAGTCCGGTCCGAACTCGCCGCTGCCGTCGATTTCGACGCTCGCCGTGTCCGGCTTGGCCAGCACCATGTAGTTGTCCTGGAACGTCGTCGGCACGAGGAAGACGTACTCCTTGCGGTGCTGATCGGCGGCCGGGAACACCACGAACGTGGGATCGCCGATGCCGCCCTGCGGGATGTAGCCCTGGCTCAGCAGGAACTGCCCCACCATGATCGCGCCGCCGTCGGCGTGTACGGTGAACCCGTTGTACGCGTACAGCGCCTTGTACTCGCCCGCGTTGAGCGTGAAGCTGTCGAATGGCGCGGGCAGGTTCGTCGTGACGCGCGTGTTGTCCTCCGTGGCCAGGATGCGGTAGATGTCCGGCTCTTCGTAGTTCGGGTCGGTCGACCGCACCGGACTGCGGCTGATCGCGAAATCCCACCCGAGCGCCGTCGTCGGGAACATCTGTTGCTCGAGGTGATCGGTGCAGCAAGTCTCGCCGTCCCAGCCGGGCGGGTCGGGCGGATTGGTGCCGCCGGTACCGATGCCGCGTTCGAGATTCGAGAACACGATCACCGGCTTGTCCGACACGATGCGGCTGCCCGTGAAGTCGCCGTCGCGGTCGAGGTAGTTCAGGCAGTCGAAGATGGACACCTGCGGCTGGTCCGACGCGAGGTTCACGACGTCGTACGGCCCGATCGTGACGTCGATCGTGCCGCCGGCAGGCGTCGCCGGGATCGCGATGCCGCTGTCTCCGCCGCTGGGCGCGACCGGATGCGTCGGGAAGATCTGCACCCGCGTGTCCTCGTACACGCCCACGATGGTGATCGC is a window from the Deltaproteobacteria bacterium genome containing:
- a CDS encoding insulinase family protein, translating into KLDQDTLDKLVENTISQRRDRLQEPRFVSQALSSYALRGKDSPYLLAPSNRQLRSAKLSKLAKVLAALPNTRHRTTYFGPRDGAAVTKIVAIGKRHRKVRPRKPVVYRKTRGTEIFFVPKDVAQSQIILMLPKPPIPFEERPKAELYNGYVGGGMGGLIFQELREARGLAYSAFAGHRAGRRPKDQSGVFGYIGTQSDKTIDALTTMLDLLRHLPMQPDRLAKAKQAIDRRYRASRVDPRAVANWVLAWDDLGRDKDPRPFYWETIGKLDQAALESFAAQFSSGPAIISLMGDESRIDMAALGKIGTIRRVKPEQLVSW
- a CDS encoding response regulator, which codes for MLSRAAALAHRCRRRGVPRARRRAPAVACRTEGCQQTLRPCATELAIPRRRVRNSATDRGSRPARKLLCILGSRDNKTGNQGRQAAVKILVVDDDVGCGATLGNALQQLGHIPVIACHPEDALELLGLDVDAVVTDIDMPAMNGVQLAREIRARRADLPIAFCTGSDPSEGVAAEAAKLGPVYPKAWTLAMLRELVAALGR
- the msrA gene encoding peptide-methionine (S)-S-oxide reductase MsrA, producing the protein MVRDRPLTLPSPDEALPGRAEPMPVPDRHFVLGTPLAPPFPDGTEMALFAMGCFWGAERRFWQVDGVVTTMVGYAGGYTPNPTYEEVCTGMTGHAEVVRVVFDPARVTYERLLQVFWEGHDPTQGMRQGNDVGTQYRSAIYAYSPAQRRLAEASRDAYARALAAAGYGPITTEIADAPAFYYAEDYHQQYLAKNPAGYCGLGGTGVACPIGVGVPAA
- a CDS encoding serine/threonine protein kinase, giving the protein MSPTAKITAPVYLLPFATRPACPPPDLRVTVYTGCVPAAALGTIGRYELIEKIAVGGMAEIYRARVRGEHGFERQVAIKRILPHLAEDADFVAMFIDEAKLTAHLSHPKIVQVYELDAEGADLFIAMEFVDGVDLLTLVRQCRAEGLALPQPIAVHIVHEVLDALDYAHRASTANGAPLNIVHRDVSPGNVLLSRQGHVKLADFGIARAARRRYETQTGTLKGKYGYMSPEQVIGAPIDHRSDVFAAGVVLAELLMMRRLFTGPGDLDVLLMVRDVQLDRLDRYGAAIPPPLRALLDRALQRDPADRFATAGAFRDALGDWLFASGQRVTRRDVAAFMADLDRSESEKMRAALLAGEPVADEIAEVATLSGPATRARKLEAEQQARVGRELFRTTPGLEDADDSPSDDGIPIVFDDAPSAPVPKRAPTQLPEPGDAPDSLGTFDRTSPLRVLYRIGHHRLDGLLVVERGDAVKEAYFADGQPLFVRSNVLSERFGEYLVAQGAITADQLRRALALLPHFGGRLGDTLVGLRLMRPLDAFRQLTAQVRAKLVDVCTWTDGRYRWYAGRENPWPALPLHLNTFEILGAGAAATPDRAVSAWAARALDRRPRRARATPSRLDAFGLGERIAYVHAALDGATTVRDLIARFNERDRLDVLRLLRLLVEVDLAAL
- a CDS encoding serine/threonine protein kinase, which encodes MSQPTEVFGPYEVYECLGKGGMATVHRAVRRGIEGFERVDALKRLLPHLEIDAGFVRAFVREAKLAARLSHGNIVQIHDLGKVGDRYFIAMEYLPGRNLVHVLRQARAVAHPAPVAAALCIVGEMLDALGYAHAQVDHRTGAPLNLVHADVSPSNVIVSDEGHAKVIDFGIARAASAAGARRRQLVAGKLGYMAPEVMAGEGIDARADVFAVGAIAYELLTAQPLLPRDSAAAARAALDAGIAPPSAAGAACSPAIDEIVMTALAVDPAQRFSSAGAMRDAIDQTLHEMGVAATRRAVAEWLATAFALDPVRRRAATAGGRARTFPLQPTPDDDPDHRAVGTPAGGRAATAPPLAAGTGAADPADDEPTGERAADRDLPALVTESVELSDAVRAKRSRSPAGATPEEPAAPRRRAPRISSPPVPPDLMPRITFRTPSDSPDE